The following coding sequences are from one Verrucosispora sp. WMMD573 window:
- a CDS encoding helix-turn-helix domain-containing protein, translating to MDELPIGRRVAYWRGRRKMSQQVFADRLGKSKSWVDKIERGVRRLDKFSVLYEIADILQMDVQLLLGKDPERRTDALNCIDQFEVEEIRAALERYDSISAYFDAAPSPPPLADMSKAVTHAWLTYQYGRYGMLTRALPKLLRDAQAADAAYGGDQSQRAAHLLGQVYQLASSVLRKLGECDLAWLAADRSIAVAQRADDQLLAGVAATRVCNALVAMGRPRPALELNVRIANQLAPGGGNDSRPERLSVYGMLLLQGAMAASRIGDSATVEDLLDGAHAAAVELGGDHNHYWTSFGPTNVELHRAAAAVELGDGGRAVEVHRQRIEPALFDAMLPERRAHHLLDLARGFALIGDVANAGEMLLRGDRLAPSEIRCRPIAHEVMSDVLRRTRGAPPSPIAELAEHMGVGV from the coding sequence ATGGACGAGCTACCCATCGGGCGGCGGGTGGCGTACTGGCGCGGCCGGCGGAAAATGTCTCAGCAGGTCTTCGCCGACCGGTTGGGCAAGTCGAAGAGCTGGGTCGACAAGATCGAGCGGGGTGTGCGGCGGCTGGACAAGTTCTCCGTGCTCTACGAGATCGCCGACATCCTTCAGATGGACGTGCAGTTGCTGCTCGGCAAGGATCCGGAGCGGCGTACCGACGCGCTCAACTGCATCGACCAGTTCGAGGTCGAGGAGATCCGGGCCGCGCTGGAGCGGTACGACTCGATCAGCGCGTACTTCGACGCGGCACCGAGCCCACCGCCGCTGGCCGACATGAGCAAGGCGGTCACCCACGCCTGGCTCACCTACCAGTACGGGCGCTACGGGATGCTCACCCGGGCCCTGCCGAAGCTGCTCCGCGATGCCCAGGCGGCCGACGCGGCGTACGGGGGAGACCAGTCCCAGCGTGCCGCCCACCTGCTCGGGCAGGTCTACCAGCTCGCCTCCTCGGTGTTGCGCAAACTCGGCGAGTGCGATCTCGCCTGGCTCGCCGCCGACCGTTCCATCGCCGTCGCCCAGCGCGCCGACGACCAGCTGCTCGCCGGGGTGGCCGCCACCCGGGTCTGCAACGCGCTGGTGGCGATGGGTCGGCCCCGGCCGGCGCTTGAGCTGAACGTGCGGATCGCCAACCAACTGGCCCCGGGCGGCGGCAACGACAGTCGTCCCGAACGCCTCTCCGTCTACGGGATGCTGCTGCTCCAGGGTGCGATGGCCGCCTCACGCATCGGTGACAGCGCCACCGTCGAAGATCTGCTCGACGGAGCCCACGCGGCGGCGGTCGAGCTCGGCGGCGACCACAACCACTACTGGACCTCGTTCGGGCCGACGAATGTGGAGCTGCACCGGGCGGCGGCCGCCGTCGAGCTGGGCGACGGCGGCCGGGCCGTCGAGGTGCACCGCCAGAGAATCGAGCCCGCGCTGTTCGACGCCATGCTGCCCGAACGCCGGGCGCATCACCTGCTCGACCTGGCCCGGGGTTTCGCTCTGATCGGCGACGTGGCCAACGCCGGCGAGATGCTGCTGCGCGGTGACCGCCTGGCACCGTCCGAGATTCGCTGCCGCCCGATCGCCCATGAGGTGATGTCGGACGTCCTTCGTCGCACACGTGGTGCGCCGCCTTCTCCGATCGCGGAGTTGGCTGAGCACATGGGAGTAGGAGTATGA
- a CDS encoding bifunctional DNA primase/polymerase, protein MAPMWGNVAPHVARLSPLERVRLRRIAVRYALHGWAITPGACLARNRFVCGRAGCPTVGCHPALEDWEHAASTDPARVATWWRSRPHGVLLPTGRSFDVLEVPAHLGRLVLDAVRVHPVGPGVRGPVLVTPTGRWMFLVRPGDPLRPELEHCFDVVLHGRGSWIPAPPTRLPEGQVRWAVAPEQARWQLPDAYLVQNTLVEALRATGVTLTSALVPGHLPLPRRGR, encoded by the coding sequence ATGGCACCAATGTGGGGGAATGTCGCACCGCACGTGGCGCGTCTGTCGCCGTTGGAACGGGTACGGCTGCGCCGGATCGCCGTGCGGTACGCCTTGCACGGCTGGGCCATCACCCCGGGCGCCTGCCTGGCGCGGAACCGCTTCGTCTGCGGCCGGGCCGGCTGCCCGACCGTCGGCTGCCATCCTGCTCTGGAGGACTGGGAGCACGCGGCCAGCACCGACCCGGCGCGAGTGGCCACCTGGTGGCGGTCCCGGCCACATGGCGTACTGCTGCCCACCGGCCGCTCCTTCGACGTGCTGGAGGTTCCCGCCCACCTGGGCCGGCTGGTTCTGGATGCGGTGCGCGTCCACCCGGTCGGCCCGGGGGTACGCGGACCGGTGCTGGTCACCCCGACCGGGCGGTGGATGTTCCTGGTCCGGCCGGGCGACCCGCTGCGACCGGAACTGGAGCACTGTTTCGACGTGGTGCTGCACGGTCGTGGCTCGTGGATTCCGGCGCCACCCACCCGGCTGCCCGAGGGCCAGGTCCGCTGGGCGGTGGCACCGGAACAGGCCCGGTGGCAGCTACCGGACGCCTACCTGGTGCAGAACACGCTGGTCGAGGCGCTGCGTGCGACTGGCGTGACGCTGACGTCGGCGCTGGTCCCCGGGCACCTTCCGCTGCCCCGCCGAGGCCGCTGA
- a CDS encoding FAD:protein FMN transferase, producing the protein MGTPVSLDIADDRPTTELAALADEVFAWLREVDARFSTYRPDSEVCRFDRGELLLSEASADLRRVLERCADLWSVTDGFFDAYATGRLDPSGYVKGWAVQVASDRLRATGVDNHCLNAGGDVRVRGRSSTGLPWRIGVRHPWNPAAVCVVLTGTDLAVATSGVYERGPHVRDPRRGAPARGLRSVTVVGHDLGLADAYATAAVAMGLAGIGWLDRLPGHRHVVVTDDARCLHSTNLPLTN; encoded by the coding sequence ATGGGCACCCCGGTCAGTCTCGACATCGCCGACGACCGGCCCACGACCGAGCTGGCCGCGCTGGCCGACGAGGTGTTCGCCTGGCTGCGCGAGGTGGACGCGAGGTTCAGCACGTACCGGCCGGACAGCGAGGTGTGTCGCTTCGACCGGGGCGAACTGCTGCTGTCCGAGGCGTCGGCCGACCTGCGCCGGGTGCTGGAACGGTGCGCCGACCTGTGGAGCGTCACCGACGGCTTCTTCGACGCGTACGCCACCGGGCGGTTGGATCCGTCCGGGTACGTCAAGGGCTGGGCGGTCCAGGTGGCCTCGGACCGGTTGCGCGCGACGGGCGTCGACAACCACTGCCTGAACGCCGGTGGTGACGTCCGGGTGCGGGGCCGCTCCTCGACCGGGCTGCCGTGGCGGATCGGTGTGCGGCACCCGTGGAACCCGGCGGCGGTATGCGTGGTGCTCACCGGGACAGACCTGGCGGTCGCCACGTCGGGTGTCTACGAACGTGGCCCGCACGTGCGGGATCCTCGTCGTGGCGCGCCCGCCCGGGGTCTGCGCTCGGTGACGGTGGTCGGGCACGACCTCGGGTTGGCCGACGCGTACGCCACCGCGGCGGTGGCCATGGGCCTGGCGGGGATCGGCTGGCTGGATCGGCTGCCCGGGCACCGGCACGTGGTGGTCACCGACGACGCGCGGTGCCTGCACTCCACCAACCTGCCACTGACCAACTAG
- a CDS encoding FMN-binding protein → MRRPLLAITGLAASTAALVVFKAAPGTGQPVREVPAAEGAAPAAGSDETTPQADAAPGPTRSAAGPSRSAASGTPSTPAASRAGPAAATPTASTLVGPVVSNEFGDVQVRITVVGDQIVNAAAQRLPRGTAQSDQRSDQVDSRYSGAVGMVVERQSADLDTISGATATSDSYRRSLQAAIDQTR, encoded by the coding sequence ATGCGCCGCCCGCTCCTCGCGATCACCGGCCTGGCCGCCAGCACCGCCGCGCTGGTGGTGTTCAAGGCCGCCCCGGGCACCGGCCAACCCGTCCGGGAGGTGCCCGCCGCCGAGGGGGCGGCGCCAGCGGCCGGCTCGGACGAGACGACGCCGCAGGCCGACGCCGCGCCGGGACCGACGCGCAGCGCTGCCGGCCCGAGCCGGTCCGCTGCGAGCGGCACACCGAGTACCCCCGCCGCGTCCCGGGCCGGCCCGGCTGCCGCGACACCCACCGCCAGCACGCTCGTCGGTCCGGTGGTGAGCAACGAGTTCGGCGACGTACAGGTCCGCATCACGGTGGTCGGCGATCAGATCGTCAATGCGGCGGCGCAGCGGTTGCCGCGCGGGACGGCCCAGTCCGACCAGCGCAGCGACCAGGTCGACAGCCGGTACAGCGGTGCGGTGGGGATGGTGGTGGAACGGCAGAGCGCCGACCTGGACACCATCTCGGGCGCGACCGCGACCAGCGACTCCTACCGACGGTCCTTGCAGGCCGCGATCGACCAGACCCGATGA
- a CDS encoding ferredoxin reductase family protein, translating to MTTYPRPYVSPRPAGSGSHASAPPLAVPRRGANGRRLLIVLFLGGLVASVLPWWWDTPAGSLTGATAMTTAAGQITGLVAGYLLLVQVLMMSRLPVLERWAGGERIARWHRDVAATLLVAVLAHTALILVGYAGLEGRSPLGQAGVMLREYQDMASAFAAAGLLVLVGLVSVRAVRRVLPYELWHATHLAAYAVLLLGFAHQFSNGSQLFRPGPARTGWIALYVLVVVAWLWGRVIIPVRFNLRHRLRVSDVVTESPDAVSLYLTGSDLGRLELLGGQFFRWRFLTRGCWWQSHPFSVSAAANDRWLRLTVKVVGRHTQDLRNLDPGVRVWAVGPSGTCTAAHRTRERALLIAAGSGITPLRAMLEELPPGAALIYRARTPADVLLQEELDWLARNRGLRAWYVVGSRNDPGPRQVMTPDGLRQLVPDVSRRDVYLCGPPGLVEQYRRVLRQAGVRRRQIHLATFEL from the coding sequence GTGACGACCTACCCGCGCCCGTACGTCAGTCCCCGGCCGGCCGGGTCGGGGTCGCATGCGTCCGCCCCACCGCTGGCCGTGCCGCGGCGCGGCGCCAACGGCCGGCGGCTGCTGATCGTGCTGTTCCTGGGCGGCCTCGTGGCCAGCGTGCTGCCGTGGTGGTGGGACACCCCGGCCGGCTCGTTGACCGGTGCCACCGCGATGACCACGGCCGCCGGGCAGATCACCGGGCTGGTCGCCGGCTACCTGCTGCTGGTCCAGGTGCTGATGATGAGCCGCCTGCCGGTCCTCGAACGGTGGGCCGGTGGCGAGCGGATCGCCCGTTGGCACCGCGACGTCGCGGCCACACTGCTGGTCGCGGTGCTGGCCCACACGGCGTTGATCCTGGTCGGCTACGCCGGCCTGGAGGGTCGCTCGCCGCTCGGCCAGGCCGGCGTGATGCTCCGCGAATACCAGGACATGGCCTCCGCGTTCGCCGCTGCCGGCCTGCTGGTGCTGGTCGGGTTGGTCAGCGTACGGGCGGTACGCCGGGTGCTGCCGTACGAACTGTGGCACGCCACCCACCTGGCCGCGTACGCCGTGCTGCTGCTCGGCTTCGCCCACCAGTTCAGCAACGGCAGTCAGCTGTTCCGGCCCGGCCCGGCGCGTACCGGATGGATCGCCCTGTACGTGCTGGTGGTCGTCGCCTGGCTGTGGGGTCGGGTGATCATCCCGGTGCGGTTCAACCTGCGGCACCGGCTACGGGTCAGCGACGTGGTCACCGAAAGTCCCGACGCCGTCTCGCTCTACCTGACCGGGTCGGACCTCGGCCGGCTGGAGCTGTTGGGTGGGCAGTTCTTCCGCTGGCGCTTCCTGACCCGGGGCTGCTGGTGGCAGTCGCACCCGTTCTCGGTCTCCGCCGCCGCCAACGACCGGTGGCTGCGACTGACCGTCAAGGTGGTCGGTCGGCACACCCAGGACCTACGCAATCTCGACCCGGGCGTACGCGTCTGGGCGGTCGGCCCGTCGGGCACCTGCACGGCGGCCCACCGCACCCGCGAGCGCGCGTTGCTGATCGCCGCCGGCAGCGGCATCACCCCGCTGCGGGCCATGTTGGAGGAACTACCGCCCGGTGCCGCGCTGATCTACCGGGCCCGTACCCCCGCCGACGTGCTGTTGCAGGAGGAGTTGGACTGGCTGGCCCGCAACCGCGGTCTGCGGGCCTGGTACGTCGTCGGCTCCCGCAACGACCCGGGCCCACGGCAGGTGATGACCCCGGACGGGCTGCGCCAACTGGTGCCGGACGTTTCCCGTCGCGACGTCTACCTGTGTGGCCCACCCGGCCTGGTCGAGCAGTATCGCCGGGTGCTCCGCCAGGCCGGCGTCCGCCGTCGCCAGATCCACCTCGCCACCTTCGAACTCTGA
- a CDS encoding DUF3040 domain-containing protein translates to MLSKEDQRRFEQITRHLRESDPAFFARLDHRARGRHGRWLLLLTVVLWAALPATTVLAGRLAGAIFAVVLLTNAALMWRFRQRWL, encoded by the coding sequence ATGCTCAGCAAAGAGGATCAACGCAGATTCGAGCAGATCACCCGCCACCTGCGGGAGAGTGATCCGGCGTTCTTCGCCCGGCTCGACCACCGGGCCCGGGGCCGACACGGCCGCTGGCTGCTGTTGTTGACCGTCGTACTCTGGGCGGCGCTGCCGGCGACCACCGTACTCGCCGGCCGGCTGGCCGGGGCGATCTTCGCGGTGGTGCTGTTGACCAACGCGGCACTGATGTGGCGGTTCCGTCAACGTTGGCTGTGA